A region from the Panicum hallii strain FIL2 chromosome 1, PHallii_v3.1, whole genome shotgun sequence genome encodes:
- the LOC112893399 gene encoding PAN domain-containing protein At5g03700-like has product MEAVMARIHLVLVLCVAAAAALMASFCAAAGEGAAATAQELRRGFSVTHDQSYSQFQPVLADPTGAFALGFLRVNATMLDLAVLHLPSAFPLWRAIPDRPAPWSAPASLTFDGGLALTDRAANKVLWSAAAASASAGDRVVLLSTSNLQIQSTSAGVVWQSFDYPSDTIVQGQNFTSAAALFTLDRRFAMRLGSNYFALYIEPPPPSSGGVAAAMYFKRTALEAKAQIVAGGGPTYARVEPDGFLAMYQKEGPPADVLSFDTFNRGVRALRRMTLEPNGNLRAYYWDGTRWALDYTAITETCELPTTCGAYSVCAQPSGGCECLANATDGSGCAAATPASVRGSLCGTTGGEVGGLYWAVRRQGVEPVNKELLGSEHAASATDCEARCERNCSCWGAVYSNGTGYCYLLDYPAQLLVVGDERKLGYFKVRSLQEAAGRGRSGGGAGGVKAALLTIGVAAVVGAAAFGAYRVWDRRRRTAADARRQLGAVDDGLSPGPYKNLGSFSSVELTNSFRR; this is encoded by the coding sequence ATGGAAGCGGTCATGGCAAGGATTCATCTCGTGCTGGTGCtgtgcgtggcggcggcggcggcgctgatgGCTTCTttttgcgccgccgccggcgagggtgCGGCGGCAACGGCGCAGGAGCTGCGGCGAGGCTTCTCGGTAACCCACGACCAGTCCTACTCGCAGTTCCAGCCGGTGCTCGCCGACCCCACCGGCGCCTTCGCGCTCGGCTTCCTCCGCGTCAACGCCACCATGCTGGACCTCGCCGTCCTCCACCTCCCGTCGGCCTTCCCGCTCTGGCGCGCCATCCCCGACCGCCCGGCGCCCTGGTCCGCGCCCGCCTCCCTCACCTTCGACGGCGGCCTCGCGCTCACCGACCGCGCGGCCAACAAGGTGCTctggtccgccgccgccgcctctgcctcggCCGGCGACCGCGTCGTCCTCCTCAGCACGTCCAACCTCCAAATCCAGAGCACCAGTGCTGGTGTCGTGTGGCAGAGCTTCGACTACCCGTCGGACACCATCGTCCAGGGCCAGAACTTcacctccgcggcggcgctcttCACCCTCGACCGGCGCTTCGCGATGCGGCTGGGGAGCAACTACTTCGCGCTGTACAtcgagccgccgccaccgtcgtcgggcggcgtcgccgccgccatgtACTTCAAGCGCACGGCGCTGGAGGCCAAGGCCCAGAtcgtggccggcggcgggccgACCTACGCGCGCGTGGAGCCCGACGGTTTCCTCGCCATGTACCAGAAGGAGGGGCCACCCGCCGACGTGCTCTCGTTCGACACCTTCAACCGGGGCGTCCGTGCCCTCCGCCGCATGACCCTGGAGCCCAACGGCAACCTCCGCGCCTACTACTGGGACGGCACCCGGTGGGCCCTCGACTACACCGCCATCACTGAGACCTGCGAGCTCCCCACCACCTGCGGCGCCTACAGCGTCTGCGCGCAGCCCAGCGGCGGGTGCGAGTGCCTGGCCAACGCGACCGACGGCTCgggctgcgccgccgccaccccggcCTCCGTCAGGGGCAGCCTGTGCGGCACCACGGGCGGGGAAGTCGGCGGGCTGTACTGGGCGGTGCGGCGGCAGGGCGTGGAGCCGGTGAACAAGGAGCTGCTGGGGTCCGAGCACGCGGCGTCGGCGACGGATTGCGAGGCGCGGTGCGAGCGCAACTGCAGCTGCTGGGGCGCGGTGTACAGCAACGGCACCGGGTACTGCTACCTCTTGGACTACCCGGcgcagctgctggtggtggGCGACGAGCGGAAGCTGGGCTACTTCAAGGTCAGGAGCCTGCAGGAGGCGGCCGGGCgcgggcggagcggcggcggcgcgggcggggtcAAGGCCGCGCTGCTCACCATAGGCGTCGCGGCGGTTGTCGGCGCGGCTGCGTTTGGGGCGTACAGGGTGTGGGACAGGAGGCGGCGGACCGCCGCGGACGCGAGGCGGCAGCTGGGCGCCGTCGACGACGGGCTCTCGCCGGGGCCGTACAAGAACCTGGGGTCCTTCAGCTCCGTCGAGCTCACCAACTCCTTCCGGAGGTAG